A stretch of Aedes aegypti strain LVP_AGWG chromosome 2, AaegL5.0 Primary Assembly, whole genome shotgun sequence DNA encodes these proteins:
- the LOC5569772 gene encoding beta-1,4-galactosyltransferase 7, with protein sequence MIIQNSMYVRFIGIIVLATIGVIFMISSLPISDTCKCENSAERDIQHEQFHRSFKELSSSNKHKLAILVPFRDRFDELLRFAPHISAFLNRQQVSFHIFVLNQNDRFRFNRASLINAGFLLVKDQYDYIAMHDVDLLPLNNNLKYEYPENGPLHISGPEFHPKYHYATFIGGILLLKVEHYQLLNGMSNKYWGWGLEDDEFYVRIKEAGLEVNRPRNITTGPENTFLHIHDRLHRRRDTAKCFNQREVTRRRDRETGLNTLRYSLDSRRELTIDGVVLTVMNINLECDKSQTPWCECDSKVDTKSRLETKAKT encoded by the exons ATGATCATACAAAACTCGATGTATGTGCGCTTTATAGGCATTATCGTATTGGCCACTATTGGAGTGATATTTATGATCTCAAGTCTTCCCATCTCTG ATACATGTAAATGCGAGAATTCTGCAGAACGGGATATTCAACATGAACAATTTCATCGCAGCTTCAAGGAATTGTCTTCTTCGAACAAACATAAGCTAGCAATTCTGGTTCCATTTCGAGATAGATTTGACGAGCTGTTGCGATTTGCACCTCACATATCTGCGTTTTTAAATCGTCAGCAAGTTTCGTTTCACATTTTTGTGCTGAATCAAAACGATCGATTTCGTTTTAATCGGGCATCATTGATTAACGCCGGGTTTCTACTGGTTAAAGATCAGTATGATTATATCGCTATGCACGACGTAGATTTACTTCCGTTGAACAATAATCTTAAATACGAATATCCGGAAAATGGACCACTGCACATCTCCGGCCCGGAATTCCATCCAAAATATCACTATGCAACGTTTATAGGGGGAATTTTACTGTTAAAAGTCGAACACTACCAATTGCTCAATGGAATGTCGAACAAGTATTGGGGATGGGGCCTAGAAGATGACGAATTCTACGTTCGGATTAAGGAAGCAGGACTTGAAGTGAACCGCCCCAGGAATATTACAACCGGACCGGAAAATACGTTCTT ACATATCCACGACCGTTTGCATCGTAGAAGAGATACGGCCAAATGCTTCAATCAAAGGGAAGTGACGCGGCGTAGAGATCGAGAAACGGGACTTAACACCCTCCGGTACAGTCTGGACAGTCGGCGAGAACTGACGATAGATGGCGTGGTCTTGACTGTTATGAACATAAACCTAGAATGTGATAAATCTCAAACTCCGTGGTGCGAATGTGATAGTAAAGTCGATACAAAATCGCGCTTAGAAACAAaagcaaaaacatga
- the LOC5569771 gene encoding endoplasmic reticulum lectin 1 isoform X1: MALSLVDMKFSSFSVIILLIFLVDAIAAHDPKGFDDTVLHTIAWHGKDDLLTNALEDEEIIVSTTNKEKYKCIIPSIATKELDGEIQYSGPSPIDLLVPLFTHSCSYRIESYWTYEVCHGKYIKQYHEERHEKTSKLQEYYLGKWDKEKTVTLKAFYENSDAEGAKMQYKKIDGLNLPYLELEMDSGTVCDLNGEPRVTKVLYVCYLHGKNEVYSLKETSTCNYEIIILTPLLCAHPKYKPQDNEENKVNCYPLGNSPKKPKNLLMMEIESMKIKYQKLTDVQKNIENAIAVINLNEDGPIKVELFSNDIPDGTSQKESTDTEIGEESNTSPMDVLSKKAKKAKELKPLLEFLAGSYCLTGGSGWWKFELCYEKHVRQYHEDTSIFLGYFNKEKHLEWLEKNPSIRNKRKNENQLSNFYSGGDVCDKTNQHRQVEVKLKCTEHSSSSNAISLYLLEPRPCEYILNVESSQICDILPYAGDNMLLMESLQKMEEETLYIIDSSNINN; the protein is encoded by the exons ATGGCTTTATCTTTAGTGGATATGAAGTTCTCAAGCTTTTCAGTGATAATTTTGCTCATATTCTTAGTGGATGCAATAGCAGCACACGATCCAAAAGGATTTGATGATACAGTTCTCCATACAATCGCTTGGCACGGCAAAGACGATTTGttg ACCAACGCATTAGAAGATGAAGAGATCATTGTGTCGACAACGAACAAGGAAAAATACAAATGCATTATTCCTTCGATTGCCACCAAAGAGCTAGACGGAGAAATCCAGTATAGTGGCCCAAGTCCCATCGATTTACTGGTTCCGCTGTTTACCCATTCCTGTTCCTATAGAATCGAGAGTTATTGGACATATGAGGTTTGTCATGGGAAATACATCAAGCAGTATCACGAAGAGCGTCACGAAAAGACGAGCAAACTGCAAGAATATTATCTTGGCAAATGGGACAAGGAGAAAACGGTTACTCTCAAGGCTTTCTACGAGAACTCCGATGCAGAAGGAGCAAAGATGCAGTACAAGAAAATCGATGGCCTAAATCTACCGTATTTGGAGCTGGAGATGGACTCTGGAACCGTTTGTGACCTGAACGGCGAACCTCGAGTAACGAAAGTACTTTACGTGTGCTATCTTCACGGCAAAAATGAGGTCTACTCGCTGAAGGAAACTTCGACTTGCAACTATGAGATTATCATTCTGACTCCTTTGCTTTGCGCCCATCCAAAGTACAAACCCCAAGATAATGAGGAGAACAAGGTCAACTGCTACCCGCTGGGGAATTCTCCCAAAAAGCCGAAGAATTTGCTCATGATGGAGATTGAAAGCATGAAGATCAAATATCAAAAGCTAACG GATGtgcaaaaaaacattgaaaacgcAATTGCAGTCATTAATTTGAACGAG GATGGACCGATCAAAGTTGAGCTGTTTTCGAACGATATTCCAGATGGTACCAGTCAAAAAGAGTCAACCGACACCGAAATAGGCGAAGAGAGCAATACTAGTCCAATGGACGTTCTTTCCAAAAAAGCTAAAAAGGCAAAAGAACTCAAGCCGTTACTGGAGTTTTTGGCTGGGTCGTATTGTTTGACCGGA GGCTCGGGCTGGTGGAAGTTTGAACTGTGCTATGAGAAACATGTGCGTCAGTATCACGAAGATACTTCGATATTCCTCGGTTACTTCAACAAGGAAAAACACCTGGAATGGCTGGAGAAAAATCCCTCGATCAGAAATAAGCGAAAGAACGAAAATCAGTTGAGTAACTTCTACAGTGGAGGCGATGTCTGCGACAAAACCAATCAACATAGACAGGTGGAAGTGAAGTTGAAATGCACCGAACATTCGTCTAGTTCGAATGCGATTTCCCTGTACTTGCTTGAGCCTAGGCCTTGTGAGTATATTCTAAATGTGGAGTCGTCCCAGATTTGTGATATTCTACCGTATGCCGGAGATAATATGCTGCTGATGGAAAGTCTGCAGAAAATGGAAGAAGAAACACTGTACATAATCGATAGCAGTAAtattaataattaa
- the LOC5569771 gene encoding endoplasmic reticulum lectin 1 isoform X2 has protein sequence MALSLVDMKFSSFSVIILLIFLVDAIAAHDPKGFDDTVLHTIAWHGKDDLLTNALEDEEIIVSTTNKEKYKCIIPSIATKELDGEIQYSGPSPIDLLVPLFTHSCSYRIESYWTYEVCHGKYIKQYHEERHEKTSKLQEYYLGKWDKEKTVTLKAFYENSDAEGAKMQYKKIDGLNLPYLELEMDSGTVCDLNGEPRVTKVLYVCYLHGKNEVYSLKETSTCNYEIIILTPLLCAHPKYKPQDNEENKVNCYPLGNSPKKPKNLLMMEIESMKIKYQKLTDGPIKVELFSNDIPDGTSQKESTDTEIGEESNTSPMDVLSKKAKKAKELKPLLEFLAGSYCLTGGSGWWKFELCYEKHVRQYHEDTSIFLGYFNKEKHLEWLEKNPSIRNKRKNENQLSNFYSGGDVCDKTNQHRQVEVKLKCTEHSSSSNAISLYLLEPRPCEYILNVESSQICDILPYAGDNMLLMESLQKMEEETLYIIDSSNINN, from the exons ATGGCTTTATCTTTAGTGGATATGAAGTTCTCAAGCTTTTCAGTGATAATTTTGCTCATATTCTTAGTGGATGCAATAGCAGCACACGATCCAAAAGGATTTGATGATACAGTTCTCCATACAATCGCTTGGCACGGCAAAGACGATTTGttg ACCAACGCATTAGAAGATGAAGAGATCATTGTGTCGACAACGAACAAGGAAAAATACAAATGCATTATTCCTTCGATTGCCACCAAAGAGCTAGACGGAGAAATCCAGTATAGTGGCCCAAGTCCCATCGATTTACTGGTTCCGCTGTTTACCCATTCCTGTTCCTATAGAATCGAGAGTTATTGGACATATGAGGTTTGTCATGGGAAATACATCAAGCAGTATCACGAAGAGCGTCACGAAAAGACGAGCAAACTGCAAGAATATTATCTTGGCAAATGGGACAAGGAGAAAACGGTTACTCTCAAGGCTTTCTACGAGAACTCCGATGCAGAAGGAGCAAAGATGCAGTACAAGAAAATCGATGGCCTAAATCTACCGTATTTGGAGCTGGAGATGGACTCTGGAACCGTTTGTGACCTGAACGGCGAACCTCGAGTAACGAAAGTACTTTACGTGTGCTATCTTCACGGCAAAAATGAGGTCTACTCGCTGAAGGAAACTTCGACTTGCAACTATGAGATTATCATTCTGACTCCTTTGCTTTGCGCCCATCCAAAGTACAAACCCCAAGATAATGAGGAGAACAAGGTCAACTGCTACCCGCTGGGGAATTCTCCCAAAAAGCCGAAGAATTTGCTCATGATGGAGATTGAAAGCATGAAGATCAAATATCAAAAGCTAACG GATGGACCGATCAAAGTTGAGCTGTTTTCGAACGATATTCCAGATGGTACCAGTCAAAAAGAGTCAACCGACACCGAAATAGGCGAAGAGAGCAATACTAGTCCAATGGACGTTCTTTCCAAAAAAGCTAAAAAGGCAAAAGAACTCAAGCCGTTACTGGAGTTTTTGGCTGGGTCGTATTGTTTGACCGGA GGCTCGGGCTGGTGGAAGTTTGAACTGTGCTATGAGAAACATGTGCGTCAGTATCACGAAGATACTTCGATATTCCTCGGTTACTTCAACAAGGAAAAACACCTGGAATGGCTGGAGAAAAATCCCTCGATCAGAAATAAGCGAAAGAACGAAAATCAGTTGAGTAACTTCTACAGTGGAGGCGATGTCTGCGACAAAACCAATCAACATAGACAGGTGGAAGTGAAGTTGAAATGCACCGAACATTCGTCTAGTTCGAATGCGATTTCCCTGTACTTGCTTGAGCCTAGGCCTTGTGAGTATATTCTAAATGTGGAGTCGTCCCAGATTTGTGATATTCTACCGTATGCCGGAGATAATATGCTGCTGATGGAAAGTCTGCAGAAAATGGAAGAAGAAACACTGTACATAATCGATAGCAGTAAtattaataattaa
- the LOC23687575 gene encoding uncharacterized protein LOC23687575, which yields MSTTSTSVTTPNKQVKTDSWMDDVLRPNNSSSKNGKNYSNLLEMERFGNTNYSLEDSSTVDYIVDDIPMLPDADELQESLLYKESPNLPSVTTYKQLGSDIFPNSKSSLGNLDEIDISILTECLENEEYIEEPDEPWIWDQLFAKLSVKINTEAKTTPVEYKN from the exons ATGAGCACTACCAGCACATCTGTGACGACTCCGAACAAACAAGTTAAAACCGACAGTTGGATGGACGATGTTCTGCGCCCGAACAACAGTTCAAGCAA GAATGGTAAAAACTACTCCAACTTATTGGAAAT GGAAAGATTTGGAAATACGAACTATTCATTGGAAGATTCCAGCACTGTTGATTACATCGTAGACGACATTCCAATGCTACCGGACGCTGATGAACTGCAAGAAAGTCTGCTCTATAAGGAATCACCCAACTTACCGTC AGTTACAACGTACAAACAGCTTGGTTCAGATATATTTCCCAACAGCAAGTCTTCATTGggaaatttggatgaaattgaTATTTCTATTCTAACCGAGTGTCTTGAAAACGAAGAGTACATTGAAGAGCCTGACGAACCTTGGATCTGGGATCAGCTATTTGCTAAGTTGTCGGTGAAAATTAACACCGAAGCAAAAACTACGCCAGTTGAATATAAAAACTAA
- the LOC5569756 gene encoding zinc finger protein 665 translates to MSLEHCCRLCLKSLADIMFVEDSEDSYFSLADDRSLQRMILECFQIQVSDGEIVSKVCSQCNDEIRLVHEIRKRIRKTDFEIKQYYASLAVKDEAEYEADPVEIQENEQIELIEMDDDERDGNTEMVASFGEENSADNDNFTQKYEIIEVEPLLRYDQNTVEEPTEINHERKHIHSAIQIQRLKNPCDRKVRRTVDCKCYICATEFDTTEMLDSHLATHVGTSAQKCNLCDFPITTVRSWNMHLRTIHFRKGKRIPCEECRKDNKVREFSSNFKLQAHIKSYHEKIVEVQEKKHICTYCGKAFSRGTHLRMHENIHTKAILYNCKQCPFAATSRSGLLRHLRIHTAEKPFKCDECDASFNQSNALHSHKTAKHSDERPFACDICGNAKRFKTKYILQSHMKMHEKSDTDSITKGRRVKTLGTKITVYDPELKCSFCPAVYYKEVFLCRHIVEKHPSESVSMIPCDDCNVTNKNVFFLTQKEKNRHVEKHEKTKALPEKERLCNECGKTFQTSTAYHRHRQTHIDIVCKECGKSFSTSRTLRLHLLTVHLKSRPYKCDKCESSFGQLTSLNAHMKIHQK, encoded by the exons ATGAGCTTAGAACACTGTTGTAGATTATGCTTGAAAAGCCTTGCCGACATAATGTTCGTTGAAGATAGCGAAGATAGTTATTTTTCTCTGGCCGACGACCGTTCTCTGCAACGAATGATTTTGGAATGTTTTCAGATTCAG GTTTCCGATGGAGAAATCGTGTCGAAAGTTTGCAGTCAGTGCAATGATGAAATTCGTTTAGTCCATGAGATTCGGAAGCGGATAAGGAAAACCGATTTTGAAATCAAGCAGTATTATGC ATCACTAGCGGTAAAAGATGAAGCAGAGTATGAAGCTGACCCAGTCGAAATCCAAGAAAATGAGCAGATTGAATTGATTGAGATGGACGATGACGAACGTGATGGAAATACAGAAATGGTGGCAAGCTTTGGAGAAGAAAATTCAGCTGATAACGATAATTTTACCCAAAAATACGAAATTATTGAAGTAGAGCCTCTGCTAAGATATGACCAAAACACCGTCGAAGAACCAACTGAAATCAATCACGAAAGGAAGCATATACATAGCGCCATACAAATACAACGTTTGAAAAATCCATGTGATCGTAAAGTACGCAGAACAGTTGACTGCAAGTGTTACATATGTGCTACAGAATTCGACACTACCGAAATGCTGGACAGTCATCTTGCGACGCACGTCGGCACCAGCGCTCAGAAATGCAATCTCTGCGATTTCCCTATAACGACAGTGCGATCTTGGAATATGCACTTGAGAACAATTCACTTTAGGAAAGGAAAACGTATTCCTTGCGAAGAATGTAGAAAGGATAACAAGGTACGAGAATTTTCGTCTAATTTTAAACTGCAAGCCCACATTAAATCGTACCATgaaaaaatcgtagaagttcAAGAGAAAAAGCACATTTGTACTTATTGCGGCAAGGCATTCTCAAGAGGGACTCATCTCAGAATGCATGAGAATATACATACAAAAGCAATTTTATACAATTGCAAGCAATGTCCATTTGCTGCAACGTCGCGATCTGGATTGTTAAGGCATTTACGTATACATACAGCTGAGAAACCTTTCAAATGTGACGAATGCGATGCATCATTCAATCAATCTAATGCGCTTCATTCTCATAAAACCGCAAAGCATTCTGATGAACGACCATTCGCTTGTGATATTTGTGGAAACGCGAAACGGTTCAAAACCAAATACATCCTCCAAAGTCACATGAAGATGCATGAGAAATCGGACACAGATTCAATCACTAAGGGACGGCGTGTTAAAACATTAGGAACAAAAATAACCGTTTATGATCCTGAACTAAAATGCAGTTTCTGTCCTGCAGTGTATTATAAGGAAGTGTTCCTTTGCCGACATATTGTAGAAAAACATCCCTCAGAATCGGTGTCAATGATTCCTTGTGATGATTGCAATGTAACAAATAAAAACGTATTTTTCCTgacacaaaaagaaaaaaaccgTCATGTTGAAAAGCATGAAAAGACGAAAGCTCTACCTGAGAAGGAACGTCTCTGCAATGAGTGTGGAAAAACATTCCAAACAAGCACTGCATATCATCGACACCGTCAAACTCATATCGATATCGTATGCAAAGAATGTggaaaatcattttcgaccagCAGAACATTGAGACTTCATTTGCTAACAGTTCACCTAAAATCCCGACCATATAAATGTGACAAATGTGAATCGTCTTTCGGACAATTGACTTCGTTGAATGCGCAcatgaaaattcatcaaaaatag